The Brasilonema sennae CENA114 genome includes a region encoding these proteins:
- a CDS encoding S1C family serine protease translates to MSSSNALMALSNNIADIVEQVGGAVVAVNAGRRISPSGIHWRKGIIVTSDESLRRYDEITVTLSNGSTVPITLIGRDSTTDIAVFKVENAEIPVANIGDAKTLKVGHLVLGLGRSSEGDIRAAIGAVSVVSGAWRSMNGGNIDQFIRPDITLYPGFAGGPLVDAAACVVGMNTSGRRGTALTIPASTVNRVIDQLLAKGHIARGYLGLGMQPVRLPNNLRTALNLTSVGGVIVVNVEPNAPADKAGVLIGDVLVTFDGTPVDDTGDVLAFLNSGDRVGKTVKVQVIRGGALVELAIAIGERSASEE, encoded by the coding sequence ATGTCTTCATCTAACGCTTTAATGGCTTTGTCCAACAATATAGCTGACATTGTAGAGCAAGTTGGTGGTGCTGTTGTTGCCGTGAACGCTGGTAGGCGTATTTCTCCTAGTGGTATTCACTGGCGCAAAGGAATTATCGTCACTTCTGATGAGTCACTCCGCCGCTATGACGAAATCACAGTTACTCTATCAAATGGTAGTACTGTACCCATCACACTCATAGGACGTGACTCTACCACTGATATCGCTGTTTTCAAGGTAGAAAATGCAGAAATCCCGGTGGCGAACATCGGCGACGCCAAAACACTAAAAGTTGGTCATCTGGTACTGGGGCTAGGAAGAAGTAGCGAAGGTGACATTAGAGCAGCTATAGGTGCAGTGAGTGTAGTCAGTGGTGCTTGGCGGAGTATGAACGGTGGTAATATAGACCAATTCATCCGTCCAGACATCACACTTTATCCTGGTTTTGCTGGTGGACCACTTGTAGATGCGGCGGCTTGCGTGGTAGGAATGAACACATCGGGACGACGCGGTACTGCTCTGACTATCCCAGCTTCTACAGTTAATCGGGTGATTGACCAACTTTTGGCAAAAGGACATATTGCACGCGGTTACCTGGGTTTAGGAATGCAACCCGTACGTTTACCAAACAACCTGAGAACAGCACTCAATTTAACTTCTGTTGGTGGAGTGATTGTTGTTAATGTAGAGCCAAATGCACCTGCTGACAAGGCTGGTGTGTTGATTGGGGATGTGTTGGTCACTTTTGATGGTACGCCAGTAGATGATACAGGTGATGTGTTGGCATTTTTGAATAGTGGCGATCGCGTTGGCAAAACTGTCAAAGTGCAAGTCATCCGAGGTGGCGCGTTAGTTGAGTTAGCAATCGCAATTGGCGAAAGATCCGCAAGCGAAGAGTGA
- a CDS encoding HdeD family acid-resistance protein, whose product MTSNISGDINKGINNSLLIGILVTVLGIIAVALPSVSTIFAETWIALILISSGAAKLGYAFQTRNEGGFVWKILLSILYFATGVMLFVYPFTGILTLTLLLGSFLLTEGVFELILAFRLRPQQNWTWALGNGIVTLVLGAMIWFQWPFDAPWVIGTLVGVSVLSTGISRVMLSLNARSALNQSNSTTQA is encoded by the coding sequence ATGACAAGCAACATTTCTGGTGATATCAACAAGGGGATTAATAATTCGCTCTTAATTGGCATTCTCGTAACTGTTTTGGGAATTATTGCAGTTGCTTTACCTTCTGTTTCTACAATCTTCGCTGAAACTTGGATTGCTTTAATTCTTATTTCTTCGGGCGCAGCAAAGCTAGGTTATGCATTTCAAACCCGCAACGAGGGAGGCTTTGTTTGGAAAATCCTGCTTAGTATTCTCTACTTCGCAACAGGCGTGATGCTGTTTGTTTATCCTTTTACAGGAATTCTGACACTGACTCTATTGTTAGGTAGCTTTCTACTAACGGAAGGTGTATTTGAGCTAATTCTGGCATTCCGGCTGCGTCCGCAACAAAACTGGACTTGGGCACTAGGTAATGGTATCGTTACCTTAGTCTTGGGTGCAATGATTTGGTTCCAATGGCCCTTCGATGCTCCCTGGGTTATTGGGACATTGGTCGGTGTCAGTGTTCTCTCCACTGGTATTTCACGCGTGATGCTGTCGTTGAATGCTCGTTCTGCTTTGAATCAATCTAACTCCACAACACAAGCATAA
- a CDS encoding pentapeptide repeat-containing protein, giving the protein MPIESNSNSSESGKPEPVLEDNLQPDDFEDVGENGFVPDELATQKALSAVSALQSPRNTAVLQQARSILQGRTQPLTVKPRALLFIFVAIAITFFGIAINNWLIGMSGTLLALLISLAVLLPAVINGIRNWFSAQERALFIAFLGLVASLIGFVKFSGLGDRILAVGRRINWEASGTLAEWFGALGQILIAVIAVYVAWRQYVISKDLTIQQNLLTVQQNIITQQQTIDSYFQGVSDLVLDEEGLLEDWPQERMIAEGRTAAILSSVDGSGKAKILRFLSRSKLLTPLKRDRHLGRAILDGNGGYAEDRKAGLRVIDLGVMLAGADLGGTDLRWTDLSEANLVRADLTGCDLVKANLSRTILYEAKLDGADLNGIRLFYGFPETASPRSRTEPPNYQTGEHTGAVVEDVNFTDVQRMSEAARYYCCAWGGEKTRGTIPGGCEGIPNKLGK; this is encoded by the coding sequence ATGCCGATAGAATCCAACTCCAACTCATCCGAGTCTGGTAAACCAGAACCTGTTCTTGAAGACAACTTACAACCAGATGATTTCGAGGACGTAGGTGAAAATGGCTTTGTACCAGATGAACTCGCTACTCAAAAAGCCCTTTCCGCAGTTTCTGCTCTCCAATCTCCGCGCAATACAGCAGTTCTTCAACAAGCACGTTCCATCCTGCAAGGACGTACTCAACCTCTAACAGTGAAACCTAGGGCTTTGTTGTTTATCTTTGTGGCGATCGCCATCACCTTTTTCGGAATTGCCATTAATAACTGGTTGATTGGTATGTCGGGAACACTGCTAGCTTTGCTGATCTCATTAGCTGTGCTGTTACCAGCAGTCATAAATGGAATACGAAATTGGTTTTCGGCTCAAGAACGGGCGCTGTTTATTGCTTTTTTAGGACTTGTAGCAAGTCTGATTGGCTTTGTGAAGTTCAGTGGATTGGGCGATCGCATCTTAGCTGTTGGACGCCGAATCAACTGGGAAGCCTCTGGAACACTGGCGGAATGGTTTGGCGCTTTGGGACAAATTCTCATCGCCGTTATTGCGGTGTATGTTGCTTGGCGACAGTACGTTATTTCCAAAGACTTGACGATTCAGCAAAACCTGCTCACTGTTCAACAAAATATTATTACCCAACAGCAGACAATTGATTCTTATTTCCAAGGTGTTTCTGATTTAGTATTGGATGAAGAAGGGTTATTAGAAGATTGGCCCCAAGAGAGGATGATTGCTGAAGGACGCACAGCAGCAATTTTGAGTAGTGTGGATGGTAGTGGTAAAGCGAAAATTCTCCGTTTTCTCTCGCGTTCCAAATTGCTGACACCTTTGAAGCGCGATCGCCACCTTGGTCGAGCTATTCTTGATGGTAATGGTGGTTATGCAGAAGATCGAAAGGCGGGTTTGCGTGTCATCGATTTAGGCGTGATGCTTGCTGGTGCAGATCTTGGTGGTACTGATTTGCGTTGGACTGATCTTTCGGAAGCAAATCTTGTCCGCGCTGATCTGACTGGTTGTGACTTAGTAAAAGCTAACCTCTCCCGGACTATATTATATGAAGCAAAACTTGATGGTGCAGATTTGAACGGAATTCGCTTATTTTATGGTTTTCCTGAAACCGCCTCACCCCGCAGCCGCACTGAACCGCCCAATTATCAAACTGGCGAACACACAGGGGCTGTTGTAGAAGATGTTAATTTCACTGATGTCCAGCGAATGTCTGAGGCTGCGCGTTACTATTGCTGCGCTTGGGGAGGCGAAAAAACTAGAGGTACTATCCCTGGTGGTTGCGAAGGAATTCCGAATAAGTTAGGTAAATAA